A region of the Roseofilum reptotaenium CS-1145 genome:
GATTTTCAACTATCGTGGAGATCGGAAACTGTTGTTTTGCTTGGCTCAATGGCAGAAGCTTCTTTAATTATTTCTTGGCATTGGTTGGCGAAGGCGATGGAAAGTTCATAGAGTTCTCTAGCTGACTATTCGCATTCTTTCAAAAGTTCAAGATCTTCCATGATTTGTGCTTCATTAATTAGAGGTTTCATTTTAGCGTCTCCAACGATTGACAATCGAATCGACAAAATACATCACCCAATTAAATGGGCAATAGTTACGCCAGTGCCACCATTTTTTTGATCCGCTAACTCAAAGCGCTCTACTTGCGGATGGTTCCTCAGAAATTCATGGACTCCTTCTCTTAATTTACCCGTGCCTTTGCCGTGAATAATCCAGACATTCGTACAATTGGCATTGTAGGCTTTGGTAATGCCTTGGTCGAGTTCCGCTTCGGCAGTCACGACGCGCAAGCCTC
Encoded here:
- a CDS encoding Smr/MutS family protein codes for the protein GLRVVTAEAELDQGITKAYNANCTNVWIIHGKGTGKLREGVHEFLRNHPQVERFELADQKNGGTGVTIAHLIG